Within the Planctomycetia bacterium genome, the region GCCGCCTTTCTTCGAGCCGCCTTTCTTGCTGCCGTGGTGGCTGTCGCCGCAGGTCGGCGGGGCACAGTAGCTCGGCGTGATCCGGTCTTCAAGGCGGTCCATGGTGAAGCGAGTGGTCTTCATGCGTCTCTCTCCGAAGTGCGAGTCGTAATTGGAAGGTCGAGAATCGCGTTCGAGGTCGGCGGCGACGTGGCATGCCGAATCAATTGCGATCGATTAATTCCACAACTAGTTGGAGAGCGAACTGCTTCAACAACGAAGTCGCCGATTCACTCCGTTTCTCCACGAATTCCGCACAGCTTCAAGCAACGATCGATTCGACCGATACGACCGGAATCGTTTCTAGGCCACGCTCGGCGAAACACAGCTCCGGAAGCACCGCACGTTCTCATCAATGTTTGAATCTTTATTACGTTTAATCGTTCCATTCACTTTATTCGCATGTGGTCGGCATCAGTTGGTTTTGCGCACTAACTTTCCTAGGCGGATCGTTCACGGATCCGTATTTCAATTCACACAGTTAGGGGATCATTAAGATGGCAGACAATTCAAAGCCGAGCCGTTTCAAGATGGATCGGTTGGAAGACCGGATCACGCCGAGCTACTTCGCTCCGGCCTGCGGCGACGACCACGGCAGCCACAAGGGCGGCTCGCACAAGGGCGGCAGCCACAAGGGTGGCTCGAAAAAGGGTGGCTCGAAGAAGCATGGCTCGAAGAAGGGCGGCAGCAAGAAGCACGGCTCCAAGAAGGGTGGCTCGAAAAAGCACGGCTCGAAGAAGGGCGGCAGCAAGAAGCACAAGTGCGCTCCGGTGAAGCCGAAGAAGTGCTAACCACTTCGTTCGACGCCCACTAGAATGCGTCTAAACGGCATCGAGCGGGCCGCTCCGGTCAGAAAACCGAGCGGCCCGCTCCGCCGTTTGCCTTCTTTCGCGATCTCAATCACGATTCAACCATGCCCGCGACCAAGATCAAACGCCGCAGCACACGAACCGTTGCCCCGAAGCATTGCTCGATCTGCAATGCGAGCGGCGACGAGACGTTCCGCTTCCTCCGGAAGACGTTCATCTTCGACGTCGACTTGGCTCGCAAGCTGACGCAAGACGGCCGTGAGGCCGTGTTGCTCGATCGCGACGACGTTCGCTACGCCGTCGACTCGAGCATCATTCACGAACAGCATGTGCCGCACGTCGATGTGCGCTATCCCGGCATCATGGCTCGGGTACGCTACACGGAAACCGACGGCTCGATCGTGACCGGCGACGTGCTCATCGACGGCCACCACCGCGCGGCACGCTGCCTGCAAATGCACCGGCCGTTTACGGTCTACATTCTCACATACGAAGAAACCGATCGGGTGTTGAAGATTCGTCCCGACGCCGCTCGTCGCCGCAGGCGCCGTACGGGGCCGCGACGTCGCCGCGCTTAGCCGCCGTTCTTGCACTATTCACACTCGTCCTCGTTCCTCGTTCGTCGCAGCTCACTCCGTTCGAATCCCATCTCCGAAATTTCTCGTTCGCACCTTCCGTCGGGTGGCCTACACCTCTCTCGTCGCTCCGTCGGATCATCGCACTTCTCCGCTTGTCTCGTCTGCTCGTTCGAGCTCCCCACTCCGTTCGTTCGTTACTCGGTCGTCGATCCGATCCGCTGCCGATGTTGCCGAAACGCAACAACACGGCAACGAATATCAACGGCGACTCGTCATCGTTCAACGTTGTCCCTCATCGCTTTCGCTGCATTTCCCGGTTGTTCGAGTGATTTCCAAGGTCGATCGCCTTCGCGGCATCGAACTTGCGGATTTCCTAGAGCATCACACCCGATCCACCTCGGAACTTACCTGTGACGACGACGATCGAACTCCTGCTTCCGGCTCGCCGGCCCGAACTCATCATTCGGCCGTTCAGCAAGGCGGGAGAGTACGTCGTCAAGAATCCGCGAAAGGGATCGTACCTGCGGATCGGCGAACAAGAGCAGTTCTTGTTGTTGCAGCTCGACGGCAACCGCTCGGAAACCGACGTTCTCCAAGCGTTTCACGATCGCTTTCACGATCCTCTCTCGAAGGAAGATCTCAAAGACTTCCTCGAAATGGCGTCGCAACGCGATTTGCTCAACGACGGCAAGACGCCGGTCGTTGCGACCGCGACGGACGATGATGACGACGATGAAGACGTTCCGGTCGAGGCCGGCAATTCGCGCAAGCAGTCATGGCTCTATTTCCGCTACCGGGTACTCGATCCCGATCGGATATTGAACTGGATGGCTCCGCTGCTTGCCCCGATTTGGACACGCGGCTTCTTCTGGACGTCATTAGTAGCAATCGCAATGTCGGGCATCCTCTCCTGGACGCATCGCCAGGAACTGGTGACGTCGTTCGGTAGCAACCTTAACGTCGAAACGGCGATTCTCGTCTGGTTGATCACGATCGCCGTGACGACGTTTCATGAGTTTGCCCACGGCCTGACATGTAAGCGCTTCGGCGGTGAAGTTCGCGAGATGGGCATCCTCGTGATGTTCTTCACACCCTGTTTCTATTGCAACGTCTCCGACGCGTGGATGATTTCCGAAAAGCCGAAACGACTTTGGATCACGGCAGCCGGCGGCTACTGCGATCTGTGTCTTTGGGCGATTGCGGTTGCCGTGTGGCGGGTCACGCACCAGGAAACGTTGGTTAATTACGTGGCTTGGGTCGTTATGTCGGTCTGCGGCTTCCGCGGGCTCGTCAACCTCAACCCACTCATGCGGCTCGATGGCTACTACCTGCTGAGCGATTGGTTGGAGATTCCGAACCTCCGCCGCCGCTCGCAGGAACGCTGGATGAGCTTCGTGCGGTGGGCGCTATGGGGCGCGAAGAAACCTAAGCCCGAGCCGCAAGGGAAGCTGCTTACGACGTATGGCGGCTTTCGTTGGCTGTTCTACGTCACTGCTCTCGATTTGATGTACGTCGGTTTGTGTCGGTGGTTGGGAGAACGTTGGGGGATCGTCGGCTTGGGGCTGGCGACGTATTTGGCATTCGTAATCGTACGGCGGTTGTTTCGCGGATTCACTCAAGGGGAGTTGACGAAAATGTTGAAGACTCGGTTCGCTCGCACCGCCGTCTGGGCAGTCGGAATCGTCGCCATCGTCGTCGGCCTGTTCGCCTTCAAGATGGAAGACCGATCGATCGGCACGTTCACGGTTCGCCCGGCAAAGCACGTCGAAGTCAGAGCTCCGGTCGCAGGCTTCCTCCGTGCCGTCAACTACGACATGGGCGAACGGCTTGAAACGAATGCTCTCATCGGTCGCTTGGAAATTCCGGATCTCGAAAGCCTCATCGCGCAGAAGAACGCCCAGCAACGGGAATCGGAAGCAAACCTCCGCCGCTTGCAAGCCGGTCCGAGGGCTGAAGAAGTTCGTGAGCAACAATTCAAAGTCGAGCGAGCTCAAGCTTGGTGCGAGCTCGGCACGAAGGACCTTGAGCGGTCCAAGCAAGCCACGGTTGAAGAGCTTTCGCGACTCGATCAGCAAATCTCGGCGAGTCGAGCCGAAGCCGACTACGCGTTCGCTTCCCTCAAGCAAGCCGAACAGCTTTATCAACGAGGCGTGATGGCCGGTCAGCAGTTTATGTCGGAGCGTAAGCGTTACGACGTCAGCCTGCTCACCCTGCAACAAGTGCAAGCCCAGCGCCGCGCTCGGGAAGCCGGTGGCACGCTCGAAGCCGAAGCCGAAGCGGCTCGTCGCAAGAAGGAGCTCGCCGACGTCGAAGCGGCGCTCAAGCTAATGCAGGCCGGCAACCGCCCGGAAGAAATCGAAGCCGAACAGGCTCGTTTGGCGCGTATCAAGGAAGAGTTGACTCACTTGCTCGATACGAAGAGCAAGCTTGAGATCCGCAGCCCATGGGCCGGCCTCATGACCACCGCTCGTATGAAAGAGAAGATCGGCCAATACTTCGAGAAGGGGGCGCTGATCTGCATCGTCGAAGATTCCGCCGGCTTGGAAGCGGAAATCGCCGTCTCCGAGCAAGAAGTCTCCGGCGTCGAGGTCGGACAAACGGTCGAACTCAAGGCCCGAGCCCTGCCGTTCCGCACGTTCGGCGCTCGAGTCGCCCGAGTAGCTCCGCGCGCCGAAGTCGAACAAGGGGCCTTGCAAGGTAAGGTGATCGTGTACTGCCGCCTCGACAAGTCGGATACGGAACTCTTGGCCGGCATGACCGGCATGGGCCGAGTCTTCCGCGGCGAGATGCCGTTGGCCTCGATCGGGGCCAACAAAGCGATGAAGTATCTGCGGACTGAGTTCTGGTGGTAATCCGTCTTCGTTGACCTATCGTGCGCAACATCAATTGACCGCGGCGGGCGCCCCGGCGCGAGCTCGGCCCGGCGGCGGCAACTGACTCGGCGAGAAGTGAGGGTTCATAGGCTTCTGAAGCGGCGCGTTCGGATTTGAAAAGCCCGACTGCGGCACGTTGGGAGTATAAGTGGCCGGCACGACGGTGTTCGGCGACATCGGCAGCGGTTGCAGCTTCGACGTCGGTGGCATCGGCATCGAAATCGGCGGTGGTGGTGACTTCAACTTGGGCGTAGTCGGGGGCGGTCCGATCACAGTAGGTGGTGGCGTAGCCGAGGGTGGGGGCAGCACGACATCGTCCGAGAAGTCGCGGGACGGCACCGCTTCACCAACGACTTTTGCGGTCGGGCCGCTGAAGGCATACGACATCGATTCCGGAGCCGATGCGACCGTGCGAGACTCGCGGAACTCGCCCCGCTCCCATTCTACGCCATAGTCGGTGAGAATCGTGCCGCGGGCTTCGTTCAAGCGAGCCAGCAAGGCGTTGTATCGTGCCAGGAAGGTTTGCGTGTCGGTTGCGGCATCGGCCTGCGAACGCAAGGCGGAAAGATAATCGTTCGTCGCCGCCAAGAGCCAATCGGTACTCTCACCTGCCGGCGGTGGATTCTCGTAACGAATCTTCGCACCGCCCAACCAATCGACGTTGGCAAGCAATCGGGCGTTCGCTTCCGCATAGAGTCGGTAGGTATACTCGGCTTCCTGCGTCAGCGAATTGATCTGATGAATTGCAGAATGCGTCGCTTGGCGAAGGAGCGCCTGCTCGCGTGAAAGCTGAATCGCGGCAGAGCGAATTCCTGCGGCAGCGGCACGCCGACCGAGCGGCATCGTAAATGTCATCGATGTTTGCCAGTCGGTGTATTGCGTGCCGTACATCTCTTGGAGCGCATCGCCCAATTGATTACCGACGCCGTTCCAGCGGTAGAGCGCCACGGCGTCGAGTTGCGGCAAGCCTGCGTTCTTCGCCGCGAGCAGAGCCGTCTCGCGCGTCCGCACGGCCAAGCGCTGCCGAATCAGGTCGGGCCGAAGCTCCATCGCAGTCGCCGTTGACGCTTGCATGTCAAGAGTCGCCGGAGCCTGAAGCGGTTGTGAGGTGAGGACTAAGCACGTGCCGTCGCTCGGCGGCAAGCCCAGGAGATTCCGCAGCCGCAACTCACGCTGCACGACCGCCGAACGAGCTTGAATACCTTGTTGGCGCACGGCGCGGAGTTGCGATTCCACTTTGGCGACGTCGGCCCGCACACTGCGCTGAGCGGCGAATCGCTCCTGCTCGATCTGCACGACCCGCTCGAGCAACGGAATCACCTCTTCGATCGCCTTCGCCGCCGCTGTCGAGGCGTGAAGATCCCAATAGGCCTCGGTGATGCTGCGAACCGCGGCCATCGCCGCTTGTTTGGTTTCATAGAGCGTTTGATCGCGCTGCAAATGCGCGATGCGAATCGGCGCTTTGTTGACGTCGATTCCGGCTCCTTTCAACAGCGGCTGTCGCAACGAGAACTCCGTGTTCGACGTGTAGAGCGGATTGAACGACGTCGTTCCCAACGGCAAATACAAGTAGCCGAGCGGTGGGTTGTAGGCGATTCGAGATTCACCACCGGTGATCCAAGGCTTCGCAAGCGCAGCGGTGAAGCCGAGTTCGTCCCGCTTCGTCGGTTCCGCCAAACCGGGGCCGAAGACCGCATTCGGCGGCAGATTGATCCAGTTGGAATAGACCGACGACGTCACGTAGGGATCGAACGCAGCCAACGGAATCCGCGCACGAGCATCGGCGAGTTCCGGATCGTACAGCGTCGCAGCGGCAACGCTTCCTCCGCTGCCATCCAACACACGGACGACACCGGAGTTCCCAAGTCCGAACCGGATTGCTTCTTCAAGGCTTAGCGGTCGCTCGCCGCCATTGCCGACTACCGGTGGAACGGGCATCGTCGGAGTTTCGGCGCCGATCGGCGGATCGGCCACCCGATAGGGATCGAAGCCCTGATGGAGTGGAGGGGTCTGCTCGACGGCCAGCGGCTCGGCCCGGAAATAGTCACTCCGTTTCGGCGGCTTATAAGTCGGCGCGCATCCGATCTGCAGCAGCAGCGACGCGATGACGACGAGCGAGATCGCGCGGCGGCAAGGGAGCGTATGGAAGCTCGAATTGTACGAGTCGTTCGCCATCGAACAAAAGATGCGTCGGCGGATGGAGGGAATCCGTTACGTCGCAATGATCGGCATCGGACGAAGCCGAACTTGGGGGAATTTGCCGGTTGCGTAAACTTTGTCGCTGCCGGCAGCGGTGGCAATTGCGTCGCCGTCACGACAAGAACGGGGTAATTCGCGTCCTAAGAAGCCGCGATGTTATTCCGCTTCGTTTCGCGGCGCACCGTCGAGCCAACGATCGAACCTCGCCCAAACGCGCCCAAACGCGATGAGCCACGTCGTGCGAATCCGGAGTACACCGGTGCGACCGGCAAAGATCGGCTCGGCAATATCGGGCGCGAGGCCGGCAGTCAGGCGGAAATGAGGTTTATAAAACTCGGCGATCATCGTCTTCTGAGCGTCCGTCGCCTTGGAAGTCGTATCGCGTCGCCGAATCGGAAGCTCTCCGCCGTGTTCGACGCTCAGTGCCGGATGAATCAATTCGCAACTCGCCCGTGGGTCTGCCCGAAGCGAGATCGGCACGATGATCCGGTCGGAGCCGGTGATGCGCAGTGAATAGCCGTCGCCGGCTGTGGGGATGGATTCCGAATCCTCTTGTGACAGCGCAGCGACGACGTGCTTCGCCGACTCCGTACCTAGAACGACGACATCGCTTCCATCCGTTAACCAACGCCCCGACAATTGCGAGATGCCGCGCGACACGATTCGCCCAGCAACCGGTGCAGTGATGACCTGGTTCGCCGAACGTTTTTCCAGATCGGTCAGCTTCACTTCCAGCGACTGACGCCGAATCGTTTCCGCTTGCTCTTTCGCCAACTCTCCCGCTTGCCGATGCACTCGGGCTTTGGTGACATGCTGTTGAATTTGGAGCTTCGTTTGCTCCAACTCGACCGTCAGTTCCTTATTCTCGATGCGCACGAGCGGCCGCCCGACGTTAACGAAGTCGCCGTCTTGAACGAACACTTCGCGCACGAATCCCGGACCCCGTGTCCGGACGACCGTGAGCGGCTCGTAGTCGACCACCGCAGGAACATCGATCTCGCGCGGATCGCACCACCACAACGCGATGCCGCCGATGACCGCGACGCAACACCAACTCCACGTGGCGCGGCGCAGTCGGAACCTGATCGTCGCCGACGACCCTATTTCGCAGATTATTCGTCTTAATCCGCGAAGCCAATGAATGGCGGGTAAGACGCTAAGCAATCCCGCGGCGACGGGCCCGAACTTATAGAGAGCTAAGCTCAGCAGGCCGAATGTCACGAAGCCCCGCCAAGCCATCGCAGCCAATCCGAAGACGGCGAGCCAACGCGGTTCGGGCCCCGCTCGACGAATGGCCTCCGGTTCTTCGACTCCAAGGAGGTAACGCTGAAGGAAGCGGCCGGCCGCAGCGGCCGCGCGTGACGACAGGTTTGCAAAGTCGATCGCGTCGGAAAATGCGAAGTAGCCGTCGAATCGCATCAGTGGGTTCAAATTGAAAACCAGTGTGCTGACGCCTGCGACCATCGCCGTCGCTAAGCAGAGTTGATGCGTCGCGTCGTCGCTGCTCCACGCCCAAACCAGCATCGCGAGCGAAGCGATGAACGCTTCGAGATAGACTCCCGCCAGAGCCACAAGCACTCGGTCGGCCCGGCTGTTGCGACGCCAAGTCGACGAGACGTCTACGAACGGCGACGGAATGCCGAGCACGAACATGATCCCCACGCTGCCGACCTTGCACCCGACATGGCGACAGGCCAAAGCGTGTCCCGCTTCGTGCAGTAGTTTGAGCGCAGACCAAATGATTAGTAGAGCGATCGTTCCTCGCA harbors:
- a CDS encoding TolC family protein, translating into MANDSYNSSFHTLPCRRAISLVVIASLLLQIGCAPTYKPPKRSDYFRAEPLAVEQTPPLHQGFDPYRVADPPIGAETPTMPVPPVVGNGGERPLSLEEAIRFGLGNSGVVRVLDGSGGSVAAATLYDPELADARARIPLAAFDPYVTSSVYSNWINLPPNAVFGPGLAEPTKRDELGFTAALAKPWITGGESRIAYNPPLGYLYLPLGTTSFNPLYTSNTEFSLRQPLLKGAGIDVNKAPIRIAHLQRDQTLYETKQAAMAAVRSITEAYWDLHASTAAAKAIEEVIPLLERVVQIEQERFAAQRSVRADVAKVESQLRAVRQQGIQARSAVVQRELRLRNLLGLPPSDGTCLVLTSQPLQAPATLDMQASTATAMELRPDLIRQRLAVRTRETALLAAKNAGLPQLDAVALYRWNGVGNQLGDALQEMYGTQYTDWQTSMTFTMPLGRRAAAAGIRSAAIQLSREQALLRQATHSAIHQINSLTQEAEYTYRLYAEANARLLANVDWLGGAKIRYENPPPAGESTDWLLAATNDYLSALRSQADAATDTQTFLARYNALLARLNEARGTILTDYGVEWERGEFRESRTVASAPESMSYAFSGPTAKVVGEAVPSRDFSDDVVLPPPSATPPPTVIGPPPTTPKLKSPPPPISMPMPPTSKLQPLPMSPNTVVPATYTPNVPQSGFSNPNAPLQKPMNPHFSPSQLPPPGRARAGAPAAVN
- a CDS encoding efflux RND transporter periplasmic adaptor subunit is translated as MTTTIELLLPARRPELIIRPFSKAGEYVVKNPRKGSYLRIGEQEQFLLLQLDGNRSETDVLQAFHDRFHDPLSKEDLKDFLEMASQRDLLNDGKTPVVATATDDDDDDEDVPVEAGNSRKQSWLYFRYRVLDPDRILNWMAPLLAPIWTRGFFWTSLVAIAMSGILSWTHRQELVTSFGSNLNVETAILVWLITIAVTTFHEFAHGLTCKRFGGEVREMGILVMFFTPCFYCNVSDAWMISEKPKRLWITAAGGYCDLCLWAIAVAVWRVTHQETLVNYVAWVVMSVCGFRGLVNLNPLMRLDGYYLLSDWLEIPNLRRRSQERWMSFVRWALWGAKKPKPEPQGKLLTTYGGFRWLFYVTALDLMYVGLCRWLGERWGIVGLGLATYLAFVIVRRLFRGFTQGELTKMLKTRFARTAVWAVGIVAIVVGLFAFKMEDRSIGTFTVRPAKHVEVRAPVAGFLRAVNYDMGERLETNALIGRLEIPDLESLIAQKNAQQRESEANLRRLQAGPRAEEVREQQFKVERAQAWCELGTKDLERSKQATVEELSRLDQQISASRAEADYAFASLKQAEQLYQRGVMAGQQFMSERKRYDVSLLTLQQVQAQRRAREAGGTLEAEAEAARRKKELADVEAALKLMQAGNRPEEIEAEQARLARIKEELTHLLDTKSKLEIRSPWAGLMTTARMKEKIGQYFEKGALICIVEDSAGLEAEIAVSEQEVSGVEVGQTVELKARALPFRTFGARVARVAPRAEVEQGALQGKVIVYCRLDKSDTELLAGMTGMGRVFRGEMPLASIGANKAMKYLRTEFWW